ATAAGCAACTTTAACCGAATCACCAAGTGTTACAGTACCGGTGTCAGGTTTTTGCTCACCTGTCATCATACGGAATAAAGTCGTTTTACCGGCACCGTTAGGACCAACAATACCTACAATCGCTGCTGGTGGTACGGTAAATGACAAGTTTTCGTAAAGTAAACGATCACCAAATGACTTGCTGATATTTTCTACTTCAACAACCTTGTTACCTAAACGTGGACCAGGTGGAATATAGATTTCAGAGGTCTCATTACGCTGTTGGAATTCGCGTGAGTTAAGCTCTTCAAAACGCTCCATACGCGCTTTGTTTTTCTTTTGCTGACCTTTCGCATTTTGACGAACCCATTCAAGTTCTTTTTTCAATGCTTTAGCAAAAGATTCTTCTTGTTTCTGCTCTTGTTCTAAACGAGCATTTTTTTGCTCCAACCAAGAAGTATAGTTACCTTGGTAAGGAATACCGTGTCCACGGTCAAGCTCCAAGATCCACTCGGCAACGTTATCTAAGAAATAACGGTCGTGCGTAATCGCCACGATTGTGCCAGGGAAATCTTTTAAGAATCGCTCTAACCAAGATACAGACTCTGCATCCAAATGGTTCGTTGGTTCGTCAAGAAGCAACATATCTGGTTTAGAGAGCAATAAACGGCAAAGTGCTACACGACGGCGTTCACCACCAGAAAGCTTAGTTACATCTGCATCCCAAGCTGGAAGGTTCAAGGCATCTGCCGCGATTTCAAGCTGGTTATTTAGGTTATGTGCATCCCAAGCATGGATAATTGATTCTAATTTTTCCTGCTCTTTCGCAAGCGCATCAAAATCAGCATCTGGGTCTGCATATTCTGCAAATACCTGATCAAGACGCTCTAAAGCATCTAAAGCTTCACGCACACCATCTTCAACGTTACCACGAACGTCTTTAGTCGGATCAAGTGGCGGTTCTTGCTCTAAATAGCCGATTTTAATTCCAGGTTGTGCACGAGCTTCACCAGAGAAATCTTTATCTACGCCAGCCATAATACGAAGCAAGGTAGACTTACCCGCACCGTTCAAACCGAGAACACCAATTTTGGCACCCGGGAAAAATGATAAAGAGATGTCTTTTAAGATTTCGCGCTTTGGCGGAACCATCTTAGACACTCGGTTCATCGTATAAATATATTGGGCCACGCAGGACTCCTCAATTGAAAAACCAATACATCGCAAAACGCGACAAAATAATCGCGCGTATTATACGATGAAAACACTAATGACTTGAAGTTATGATTTCCATCGTACGGATTTATCAAACAATTTTCTTTTTCAATAAGTTGCAAAATGTTTATGTATAAGATTTATACAACGTTTCAGCGTATATTTTTCTATCTATATTCCTAAAATTGGATAACAAACCAGAATTTCTGCAATTTTCTATATAAATTTTAAGCTAGACTCGCTCAATATTTAACTCACGAAGATGAAGTAATCATGACTTATAAAGATGAAACCTTAGCCATTCACGCAGGCTACACTCCAGAAGCAACCACTAAAGCTGTTGCAGTCCCTATCTATCAAACAACTTCGTATGCATTTGATAACACACAACACGGTGCCGACCTTTTCGATTTAAAAGTTCAAGGCAATATCTATACCCGTATTATGAATCCAACCACAGCCGTACTTGAGCAGCGCCTTGCTGCGTTAGAAGGCGGTATTGGGGCATTAGCTTTGGCATCGGGAATGGCAGCTATTACTTACGCAATTCAGACCATTACTGAAGCTGGAGATAATATTGCCTCAGTCTCAACTTTATATGGTGGAACGTACAACTTATTTGCTCATACCCTGCCAAAACAAGGCATTGAAGTTCGCTTTTTTGATTATCAAAAGCCTGAAAGCTTACGTAACTTAATTGATGATAAAACTAAACTTGTTTTTGTTGAGTCAATCGGCAATCCGCTTGGAAATATCATCGATCTAGAAGAAATTTCGAAAATCGCCCATGAATATGGCGTACCTGTCGTTGTTGATAATACAGTCGCTACCCCTGCTTTATTAAAACCATTCCAATATGGCGCCGATATCGTCATACATTCTTTGACTAAATATATTGGTGGTCATGGCAATAGTATTGGTGGTGCGATTATCGATAGCGGTAAGTTTCCTTGGGGTAAATATCCGGAGCGTTTTAAAGTATTGAACACGCCAGACCCAAGCTATCATGGTGTGAACTATGTCGAGGCATTAGGTGAAGCTGCCTATATAGCAAGGGCTCGGGTTGTACCATTACGTAATACAGGCGCAGCTATTAGCCCGCTCAGTGTTTTCTTAATTTTACAGGGTCTAGAAACGCTTAATTTACGGATGGAACGTCATACTGAAAATGCACAAAGAATTGCGGAATATTTGCAAAATCATCCGAAAGTAAAATGGGTCAATTACGCAGGCTTAAAAGATCATCCACAACACCAACTTGCGCAAAAATATGTAAAAGGTAAACCTTCTGCAATTTTATCTTTTGGGGTTCAAGATGGCCGTGAAGGCGGTACTCGCTTCATTGATGCCCTCCAGCTATTTACCCGCCTTGTGAACAT
The window above is part of the Acinetobacter baumannii genome. Proteins encoded here:
- the ettA gene encoding energy-dependent translational throttle protein EttA yields the protein MAQYIYTMNRVSKMVPPKREILKDISLSFFPGAKIGVLGLNGAGKSTLLRIMAGVDKDFSGEARAQPGIKIGYLEQEPPLDPTKDVRGNVEDGVREALDALERLDQVFAEYADPDADFDALAKEQEKLESIIHAWDAHNLNNQLEIAADALNLPAWDADVTKLSGGERRRVALCRLLLSKPDMLLLDEPTNHLDAESVSWLERFLKDFPGTIVAITHDRYFLDNVAEWILELDRGHGIPYQGNYTSWLEQKNARLEQEQKQEESFAKALKKELEWVRQNAKGQQKKNKARMERFEELNSREFQQRNETSEIYIPPGPRLGNKVVEVENISKSFGDRLLYENLSFTVPPAAIVGIVGPNGAGKTTLFRMMTGEQKPDTGTVTLGDSVKVAYVGQIRDTLDDNKTVWEEVSGGLDILKVGDYEIASRAYIGRFNFKGQDQQKRVGELSGGERNRLQLAKILQQGANVILLDEPSNDLDVETLRALEDAILVFPGTVMVVSHDRWFLDRIATHILSFEDEQPEFYTGNYTEFEAYRRAKLGDDAQPHRKKYKKISG
- a CDS encoding O-acetylhomoserine aminocarboxypropyltransferase/cysteine synthase family protein is translated as MTYKDETLAIHAGYTPEATTKAVAVPIYQTTSYAFDNTQHGADLFDLKVQGNIYTRIMNPTTAVLEQRLAALEGGIGALALASGMAAITYAIQTITEAGDNIASVSTLYGGTYNLFAHTLPKQGIEVRFFDYQKPESLRNLIDDKTKLVFVESIGNPLGNIIDLEEISKIAHEYGVPVVVDNTVATPALLKPFQYGADIVIHSLTKYIGGHGNSIGGAIIDSGKFPWGKYPERFKVLNTPDPSYHGVNYVEALGEAAYIARARVVPLRNTGAAISPLSVFLILQGLETLNLRMERHTENAQRIAEYLQNHPKVKWVNYAGLKDHPQHQLAQKYVKGKPSAILSFGVQDGREGGTRFIDALQLFTRLVNIGDAKSLACHPATTTHRQLNEQELKAAGVSEDMVRLSIGIEHVDDLIADLEQALSSV